The DNA sequence AAACCAAAATAGAGTTATATGCAGCAAAATTTCGATCCAATCCATCTGAAATCATTGTTTCGAAAAAATCAAGAAACATTGATTTATGCCTCTGTTCAGATTCCTCTTTTCTCTTCGAAAATTCAGCTAGTCCACAGTTTGTAAAACCATTTACCAGATAATGAAAAGTAACATCATTCGGATTACACTTGTTCTTCAGCATCAGTTCAAAATAGAAGGCTGCTTCTGCAAGCTTACTCTCCTTACAGAAGTTACCAATAAGTATACTGTATGTGATCACATTAGGCTCCAGACCACAAGATTTCATTTCCTTGAAAGTTTTTATGGCTTTGCTGGAAAATCCTTTCTTACAGAACCCATTAATTAAGGAGGTGTATGTGACAACATTCAGCTTGCATTTCCATTTTAACATCAGCCCAAAAATCTTTAATGCACCATCCAAGTCATGCTGTTTCACAAAGCCATCAATGATTGTGGAATAAGAATATTCATCAGGAAATAGGCCTtcctttctcattttatttacaCACAATAGCGCATCCGTCATCAGACCAGCTTTACAATAACCCTTAATCATAGCATTGTACCCCACAACACCAGGTTCTATACCCTTTTCAATTGCAAGATCAAAGAGTTTTATTGCATCATTAAGGCTGCCATTTCTAATGAAACCATCCATTAAAGTAGCCAAAACAAACGCATCGGGTTGTATATTTTGATCAAGCATCTCAGCAAGTAACAGCTTGGCAGCAGGAAACCTCCCTTCCTTGCAAAGCCCATTCATCAAAACATTATAAATAGCAGAATCAGGCTGTAGACCTTTATCCATCATTTTCTCTCTAACAGTCAATGCAGTAGAAACTTGTCCTACAACAACAAGTCCATGGATGAGAGCTCCATAAGAGATCAAATCAGGTGTACATCCTTTTCTTGTCATCTCAACTAACAATTCCAAAGCCATAGAGTATTCTCCTTGTTTAAAATAGACATGTAGAAGAGGAGTATAAGTAAATTTACTTGGTACCAAACCTCTCTTTATTGCCTCCTCTAATTGTTGTTTAGCTTTCTGAATCTTTCCTTCTCTGCATGATTCAGTAATAAGAATATTGTAGGTAGTAATATCAGGCTCACATCCACTCTCAATCATTGTCTTCAGAGTCTCCTCAATCTTCACCACCAAACCATGCATATATCTAGCGTTtataacattattatatatttggACATTAATATTCAAACCTCTTTCCTTCATCTCCATCAAAAGATGATCAATTTTCATAAAGTTGCCTTCTTTACAAAACCCATTTATGATAGCTCCATAAGTTTCCACCGTAGGAAGAAATCCCTTCAATTTCAACTCCTTGAAAAGTACATTAGCACTCTCTGTATCCCCCTTTCTGCAATAGCCATTAATAAGTGTATTATAAAACACTATATTTGGAACACAACCCTTTCCCCATCTATCCTCCATTAATCTTCTTCCTTCCTCAACTTTCCCTTCTTTACAAAAACCCTTAACCATAATAGCAGTGCTGTAGTTATCCAATGAaagagattctctatcacctcTCTTAGCCATTTCTTCATACACCTTCTGTGCAATATCAACTTTACCAAGTTTTAAGAGCACATTAAGCAATAAATTACAAGCAAAAACACTAGGAATACAATCGTGAACTTTAACAGCTATATAATACAATTCAATGGCTTTATCAACAAACCCAGATTCTACATAAGTGCGTAATAAAACACTCAAAGCATCACGAGTTGGTTTTATTTCTTCCATTTTCATTTGACCCATTACTTCTTCAATCTCGGAAAATACTCTGAACTTGGCCAAAAGCTTCAAAAGGGAAGAATGAGCAAACCCATTTGAGAAACAACAATGGGGTCTTTTCTTAGCCCAatcaaaaaacttcaaacccAACTCTACATCGTATAATCGGTCCAAAACAAAATGGGCAACGTCGGCAATTTCGGATTCGGCGAACTGGGTTTGAAGGGATTGTTCCCACTGGTCGTGGGTATTGAGGATATGGATGGTTTCATCCACGAGTTTCTTCAGGTATGATGGAGAAGAACAGGTTTTGGGGTTGTGAAGTGGTTTGATACGAGAAAGAAGAATCTTAGACATGACCATATAACAATAAATTTTGAATGAATTTGAGCTGTATATATAGCTGGCGAGAAAAACAACAATAGATCAGAAAAAACGACATAAATATCGAAAACGACAACAGATCAGGGAAAACGACATAAAAATCGAAAACAACATATCGGGAAAAACGACAACATTTCGGAAAAACGACACCATATCGGGAAACGACATCAGCTCGGGAAAACCACAGAAATATCGAAAAACGACAACAAACGGAGATAGCAGCTGGGGTGAGGAAAACGACAATAGATCAGAAAAACGACATATATATCTAAAAACGACAACAGATGAAGAAAACGACATAAATATCGAAAAACGACAGCATATCGGGAAAAAGGACAACATATCTGAAAAACGACACCATATCCGACAAACGACACCATATCGGGAAACGACAACAGTTCGGAAAAACGACAGAAATATTGAAACACGACAACAAACGGAGAAATCGACAATCAACCTAAAAAGCCCCCCAActtcttatttaattattttttgtggatagattttaaaatattttagtttttgctcctataaaattaataattttttatttataccaccatatatttttattttattcccataaaaaagatatttttttttatttttatttcgtgtaattttacttttatctcacataattttagttttatccttattaagtttataatttttatttttataatcactatttttattattatgtctATAAAGATTATATTTATCATTAATACTCTTAACagagaaaaaatattaagaaaacaTATTATTCTACTTATGTGGTTTCTCGGCAGAATTAGTTTTTGACTAATAAAAACATGCTCAATCAAGAAAATTTGAGCCACTATTAATTACTTTAAAAGTTGAGAGCATTAGATTAAATTGGATACTAATATGGTCAAGATGTTTATGGTGTTGTTACCTTAGCTCGAGATAGTAATAGAAAGTTGATTGGGACTTTTGTGTTATCTAAGTCGGGGTATATCTCTGTCCTTACTGAAATTATTCACATCAAAAAAGCATTAAGCTGGATTAAAAGGAAGAGATGACAAGATATTTTGCTGTGGAAACTGAGTGGCTTTGCATAGCTCATTTCAAATGCCTTCCTCGTTTGGCTTTCTGGATTTATCATTGTA is a window from the Cannabis sativa cultivar Pink pepper isolate KNU-18-1 chromosome 1, ASM2916894v1, whole genome shotgun sequence genome containing:
- the LOC133039201 gene encoding pentatricopeptide repeat-containing protein At1g52620 yields the protein MVMSKILLSRIKPLHNPKTCSSPSYLKKLVDETIHILNTHDQWEQSLQTQFAESEIADVAHFVLDRLYDVELGLKFFDWAKKRPHCCFSNGFAHSSLLKLLAKFRVFSEIEEVMGQMKMEEIKPTRDALSVLLRTYVESGFVDKAIELYYIAVKVHDCIPSVFACNLLLNVLLKLGKVDIAQKVYEEMAKRGDRESLSLDNYSTAIMVKGFCKEGKVEEGRRLMEDRWGKGCVPNIVFYNTLINGYCRKGDTESANVLFKELKLKGFLPTVETYGAIINGFCKEGNFMKIDHLLMEMKERGLNINVQIYNNVINARYMHGLVVKIEETLKTMIESGCEPDITTYNILITESCREGKIQKAKQQLEEAIKRGLVPSKFTYTPLLHVYFKQGEYSMALELLVEMTRKGCTPDLISYGALIHGLVVVGQVSTALTVREKMMDKGLQPDSAIYNVLMNGLCKEGRFPAAKLLLAEMLDQNIQPDAFVLATLMDGFIRNGSLNDAIKLFDLAIEKGIEPGVVGYNAMIKGYCKAGLMTDALLCVNKMRKEGLFPDEYSYSTIIDGFVKQHDLDGALKIFGLMLKWKCKLNVVTYTSLINGFCKKGFSSKAIKTFKEMKSCGLEPNVITYSILIGNFCKESKLAEAAFYFELMLKNKCNPNDVTFHYLVNGFTNCGLAEFSKRKEESEQRHKSMFLDFFETMISDGLDRNFAAYNSILVCLCLHDMVRTALQLLDKMKSKSFFMDSVSFSSLLYGICKEERSREWRNLIPCTLNERELEGAVRYLLKMDQYLPKGATSKAMKILQSLVEDSKSYDQVEDHRISIR